Proteins encoded by one window of bacterium:
- a CDS encoding FAD-dependent oxidoreductase, with product MSGEQDKFDALVVGAGPAGLSAALCLARRGLRVVVLERGETAGSKNLGGLLYSTQLEELVPDFLAQVEAGQAPVERAVARRRIVFLGPERHLSLDFGAEAWGHPPYNRTWTVHRPAFDRWFARRAEEEGAGLVEGAVVDGLLYEGEGLTRRAVGVALRGDEQFRADVVLLADGAHGLVSQAAVRELGLRGRHAQHFALGVKETISLPAGVIEDRFGLEPGSGAAIDFIGVPFDGLIGGGFIYTQRETVSLGFAGRLESLRQAGVEPGEVLDRFKRHPEVRRLLRGGELLEYGAHLIPEGGIDAVPHMAGNGVLLLGDAAGLVNMSLYKEGTNHAMESGRLAAEAVRQARAAGDFSRAGLAGYERAMAGSLALADLGKVRELPRILETTPELLSLYPDRVSRLLVDWFTVNADAKAALQKRAIKDFFAGLSKLKLVRDLLRARRLM from the coding sequence ATGAGCGGCGAGCAGGACAAGTTCGATGCCCTGGTGGTGGGAGCCGGCCCGGCCGGTCTGAGCGCCGCCCTCTGCCTGGCCCGCCGCGGCCTGCGGGTGGTGGTGCTGGAGCGCGGGGAAACAGCGGGCAGCAAGAACCTGGGGGGTCTCCTCTACAGCACGCAGTTGGAGGAGCTGGTTCCCGACTTCCTGGCGCAGGTGGAGGCCGGCCAGGCCCCGGTCGAGCGGGCGGTGGCGCGCCGCCGCATCGTCTTCCTGGGTCCGGAGCGGCACCTGTCCCTCGACTTCGGCGCCGAGGCCTGGGGACATCCGCCCTACAACCGCACCTGGACCGTCCATCGCCCCGCCTTCGACCGCTGGTTCGCCCGGCGGGCGGAGGAAGAGGGGGCCGGCCTGGTGGAGGGTGCCGTGGTGGACGGCCTGCTCTACGAAGGGGAGGGCCTCACCCGGCGGGCCGTGGGCGTGGCATTGCGGGGCGACGAGCAATTCCGCGCCGACGTGGTGCTGCTGGCCGACGGAGCGCACGGCCTGGTCAGCCAGGCGGCGGTGCGCGAGTTGGGTCTGCGTGGCCGCCACGCCCAGCACTTCGCCCTGGGCGTCAAGGAGACGATCAGCCTGCCGGCGGGCGTGATCGAGGACCGCTTCGGCCTGGAGCCGGGCAGCGGCGCCGCCATCGACTTCATCGGCGTGCCTTTCGATGGCCTCATTGGCGGCGGCTTCATCTACACGCAGAGGGAGACGGTCAGCCTGGGCTTCGCCGGCCGTCTGGAATCGCTGCGACAAGCGGGGGTGGAGCCGGGCGAGGTGCTGGACCGCTTCAAACGGCACCCCGAGGTCCGCCGGCTGCTGCGCGGCGGCGAACTGCTGGAGTACGGCGCCCACCTCATCCCGGAGGGCGGCATCGACGCCGTGCCCCACATGGCGGGCAACGGCGTGCTGCTGCTGGGGGACGCCGCCGGCCTTGTCAACATGTCCCTCTACAAGGAGGGCACCAACCATGCCATGGAGTCCGGCCGCCTGGCGGCGGAGGCCGTGCGGCAAGCCCGCGCCGCGGGCGATTTCAGCCGCGCCGGACTGGCCGGCTACGAGCGGGCCATGGCGGGCAGCCTGGCCCTGGCCGACCTGGGCAAGGTGCGCGAGCTGCCGCGCATCCTGGAGACCACGCCCGAGCTGCTCTCCCTTTATCCCGACCGGGTCAGTCGCCTGCTGGTGGACTGGTTCACGGTGAACGCCGACGCCAAGGCCGCACTACAGAAGCGCGCCATCAAGGACTTCTTCGCCGGGCTTTCCAAACTGAAACTGGTGCGCGACCTGCTGCGCGCCCGCCGTCTGATGTGA
- a CDS encoding GrpB family protein — MIHVVDYDPRWPLVFEELRATVSAAVGDMALSIEHVGSTSVPGLAAKPVIDMDIVVAESDVAHAIEGLGKIGYTHRGDLGIPFREAFRPPPGSHPHHLYVCPAHSPALANHLAFRDYLRGNAAATREYGALKKSLAGDFSHDIDGYVEAKTGFIVAVLKKVGLSTEALAEIERMNRRTAR, encoded by the coding sequence ATGATCCATGTGGTTGACTACGATCCGAGGTGGCCGCTCGTGTTCGAGGAACTCCGCGCCACGGTCAGTGCCGCCGTTGGAGACATGGCGCTCTCCATCGAGCACGTGGGTAGCACCTCGGTGCCGGGATTGGCCGCAAAGCCGGTGATCGACATGGATATCGTTGTCGCTGAATCGGATGTTGCGCACGCGATCGAAGGCCTGGGCAAGATCGGGTACACGCATCGGGGCGATCTGGGCATTCCTTTCCGTGAGGCCTTCCGCCCGCCTCCCGGCTCTCACCCGCATCATTTGTACGTGTGCCCGGCGCATAGTCCGGCGCTGGCCAACCACTTGGCCTTCCGTGACTACCTGCGAGGAAACGCCGCGGCGACACGCGAGTACGGTGCGCTCAAGAAGAGCCTGGCTGGCGACTTCAGCCACGACATCGACGGATACGTCGAGGCCAAGACCGGGTTCATCGTGGCCGTTCTGAAGAAGGTCGGTCTCTCCACGGAAGCCCTCGCTGAGATCGAAAGGATGAATCGCCGGACCGCCAGGTAG
- a CDS encoding trans-2-enoyl-CoA reductase family protein encodes MNPHHHHHKVQLTPRTFGFISTVAHPVGLEREVARQIRVACTIRRREAGGTMLVLGSSMGYGLAARITAAFGYGMKTLGVSFDRPHRGARTATAGWYNNVHFQRAARLEGLWAESLTGDAFSRECLEETLERVTRDLGPLDYLVYSLAAPRRADPVTGEVYQSVLKAVGRPHPVKMIDTSTFEITEGVFEAATEDEVRQTVGVMGGADLRRWSAALIERGLLKPGARILAFSYIGPEVTHPIYRDGSIGLAKLDLEAACRDINGELQARLGGLCHTVVAKSIVTQSSAAIPAIALYISLVYRVMKEKGLHETAIEQMRRLFREHIAPGKTPRLDEAGRIRLDEFELRDDVQQEVKARWDAITTETVPQLCDVAGYKEDFLRLFGFEVKGVDYSLPVRIDLDL; translated from the coding sequence ATGAATCCGCACCACCACCACCACAAGGTCCAGCTCACCCCCCGCACCTTCGGCTTCATCAGCACGGTGGCCCATCCCGTGGGTCTGGAGCGGGAGGTGGCCCGCCAGATCCGCGTGGCCTGCACCATCCGGCGCCGCGAGGCGGGCGGTACCATGCTGGTGCTGGGCAGTTCCATGGGCTATGGCCTGGCGGCGCGCATCACGGCGGCCTTCGGCTATGGCATGAAAACGCTGGGCGTCTCCTTCGACCGCCCCCACCGCGGCGCCCGCACGGCCACCGCCGGCTGGTACAACAACGTGCACTTCCAACGGGCCGCCCGCCTGGAGGGTCTGTGGGCGGAGTCCCTCACCGGCGACGCCTTCTCCCGCGAATGTCTGGAGGAGACACTGGAGCGCGTGACCCGGGATCTGGGCCCGCTCGACTACCTCGTCTACAGCCTGGCCGCCCCGCGCCGCGCCGATCCCGTCACGGGCGAGGTCTACCAGAGCGTGCTCAAGGCCGTGGGCAGGCCGCATCCGGTCAAAATGATCGACACCAGCACCTTCGAGATCACCGAGGGCGTCTTCGAGGCGGCCACGGAAGATGAGGTGCGCCAGACCGTGGGCGTGATGGGAGGCGCCGACCTGCGCCGCTGGAGCGCGGCCCTGATCGAGCGCGGCCTGCTCAAGCCGGGGGCGCGCATCCTGGCCTTCAGCTACATCGGCCCCGAGGTGACCCACCCCATCTACCGGGACGGCAGCATCGGGCTGGCCAAGCTGGATCTCGAAGCGGCCTGCCGGGACATCAACGGCGAGCTGCAGGCCCGGCTGGGCGGCCTTTGCCACACGGTGGTGGCCAAGTCCATCGTGACCCAGTCCTCCGCCGCCATCCCCGCCATCGCCCTATACATCAGCCTGGTCTACCGCGTCATGAAGGAGAAGGGTCTGCACGAGACGGCCATCGAGCAGATGCGCCGCCTCTTCCGCGAGCACATCGCCCCCGGCAAGACCCCCAGGCTAGACGAGGCGGGCCGCATCCGGCTGGACGAATTCGAGCTGCGCGACGACGTCCAGCAGGAGGTGAAGGCCCGCTGGGACGCCATCACGACGGAGACCGTGCCCCAGCTCTGCGACGTGGCCGGCTACAAGGAGGACTTCCTCCGTCTCTTCGGCTTCGAGGTGAAGGGCGTGGACTACAGCCTGCCGGTCCGCATCGACCTCGACCTGTGA
- a CDS encoding 4Fe-4S dicluster domain-containing protein, with product MTDLFDLTLEDKLYRTRYEPDSDHPHITVKAEICRGCIGKPCVLLCPAHVYKRKPDDREVVLVSHDNCLECGTCVQVCPTESLEWRFPDGGMGVKYRY from the coding sequence ATGACGGACCTTTTCGACCTGACCCTAGAGGACAAACTCTATCGCACCCGCTATGAGCCGGACAGCGATCATCCGCACATCACGGTGAAGGCTGAGATCTGCCGCGGCTGCATCGGCAAGCCCTGCGTCCTGCTCTGTCCGGCCCACGTCTACAAGCGCAAACCCGACGACCGCGAGGTGGTGCTCGTCTCCCACGACAACTGCCTGGAATGCGGCACCTGCGTGCAGGTCTGCCCCACCGAATCGCTGGAGTGGCGCTTCCCCGATGGCGGCATGGGGGTGAAGTATCGCTACTGA
- a CDS encoding phosphoribosylanthranilate isomerase yields MRTRPRIKICCISSVDEARQAIALGADALGLVSYMPSGPGVIPEELIAEIAAAVPPTVATFLLTSRREADAIVEQHARCRTSTIQLVDAVEEGELARLRRQLPHVKLVQVIHVVGEHSREEAKRIAGQVDALLLDSGNPALAVKELGGTGRVHDWRISRRIREEVPLPVFLAGGLNAANVQEAIQGVRPFGLDLCSGVRRDGRLDQRKLREFMRAVQGAV; encoded by the coding sequence ATGCGTACCCGGCCCCGGATCAAGATCTGCTGCATCTCCAGTGTGGACGAGGCGCGGCAAGCCATCGCCCTGGGCGCGGACGCGCTCGGACTGGTGTCGTACATGCCAAGCGGCCCGGGGGTCATCCCGGAGGAACTCATCGCCGAGATCGCCGCGGCGGTGCCACCCACCGTGGCGACCTTCCTGCTGACCTCCCGGCGCGAGGCTGACGCCATCGTGGAACAGCATGCCAGGTGCCGAACATCAACCATTCAGCTGGTGGACGCCGTGGAAGAGGGCGAGCTGGCCAGGCTGCGTCGTCAACTGCCTCATGTGAAGCTGGTGCAGGTCATTCATGTGGTGGGGGAGCACTCACGGGAAGAGGCCAAGCGGATTGCGGGCCAGGTGGACGCGCTGCTGCTCGACTCGGGCAACCCCGCCCTGGCGGTCAAGGAGTTGGGCGGCACGGGCCGTGTCCACGATTGGCGCATCAGTCGGCGGATTCGGGAGGAAGTTCCTCTGCCCGTTTTCCTCGCCGGCGGTTTGAACGCCGCCAATGTGCAAGAGGCGATCCAGGGCGTCCGGCCCTTCGGCCTGGATCTCTGCTCCGGCGTTCGAAGGGACGGGAGGCTCGACCAGCGGAAGCTGCGGGAGTTCATGAGGGCCGTGCAAGGGGCGGTCTGA
- a CDS encoding KamA family radical SAM protein produces MPRPKVITKLDQVAELDPGVRERLRPVAARFAFRTNSYYQSLIDWCDPADPIRRIVMPERSELNDWGELDASGEHDYTRVPGLEHKYADTALLLVNDVCGAFCRFCFRKRLFMDGNDEVSRDVSQGLAYIRRHKEISSVLLTGGDPLLLGTARLQAVLEQLRAIPHVRIIRIGSKMPAFDPFRITGDPALVEALGAASLPDRRLYVMAHFNHPRELTPEALRALDDLLGAGVIVVNQTPLLAGVNDDARVLAELFDRLAYAGIPPYYVFICRPTLGNESFSVPVEESWHIFDAARNQSCGLGRRARLAMSHHAGKIEVLCVTEREIILRIHRAADPAQAGRVLVLRRNPEARWLDDYDEIRFGGLLDEEWAADLSPADEEGLPAERDARG; encoded by the coding sequence ATGCCCAGGCCAAAGGTCATCACCAAACTGGACCAAGTGGCGGAACTGGATCCCGGCGTGCGGGAGCGCCTGCGTCCCGTCGCCGCCCGCTTCGCCTTCCGCACCAACAGCTACTACCAGTCCCTCATCGATTGGTGCGATCCCGCCGACCCCATCCGCCGCATCGTCATGCCGGAGCGCAGCGAGCTGAATGACTGGGGCGAGCTGGACGCCTCCGGCGAGCATGACTATACGCGCGTGCCCGGCCTGGAGCACAAGTACGCGGACACCGCCCTGCTCCTGGTCAACGACGTGTGCGGCGCCTTCTGCCGTTTCTGCTTCCGCAAGCGCCTCTTCATGGACGGCAACGATGAGGTGAGCCGCGACGTGTCTCAAGGCCTGGCCTACATCCGGCGGCACAAGGAGATCTCCAGCGTCCTGCTCACCGGGGGCGATCCCCTGCTGCTGGGCACCGCCCGCCTGCAGGCCGTCCTGGAGCAGTTGCGCGCCATTCCCCATGTCCGCATCATCCGAATCGGCAGCAAGATGCCCGCCTTCGATCCCTTCCGCATCACGGGCGATCCCGCCCTGGTGGAGGCGCTGGGGGCTGCCAGCCTGCCCGATCGCCGCCTCTACGTCATGGCGCACTTCAACCATCCCCGGGAATTGACTCCCGAAGCCTTGCGGGCCTTGGACGACCTGCTCGGGGCGGGCGTGATCGTGGTCAACCAGACGCCCCTGCTCGCCGGCGTCAACGATGATGCGCGCGTGCTGGCCGAGCTGTTCGACCGCCTGGCCTACGCCGGCATCCCGCCCTACTACGTGTTCATCTGCCGCCCGACCCTGGGCAACGAGAGCTTCTCTGTCCCCGTGGAGGAGTCCTGGCATATCTTCGACGCGGCCCGCAACCAGAGCTGCGGTCTGGGCCGGCGCGCCCGCCTGGCCATGTCCCACCACGCCGGGAAAATCGAGGTGCTGTGTGTCACGGAGCGGGAGATCATCCTGCGCATCCACCGCGCCGCCGATCCGGCCCAGGCCGGTCGCGTGCTGGTCCTGCGCCGCAACCCGGAGGCGCGCTGGCTGGATGATTATGATGAGATCCGCTTTGGCGGCCTGCTGGATGAGGAGTGGGCGGCCGACCTTTCCCCCGCCGACGAGGAAGGCCTCCCGGCTGAGCGGGATGCGCGGGGCTGA